AAGAGGGTATGCTGAGATTACTGCTACACAATAATCTCAATGGCTTGCTAGGACATAATAGTAGCTGACTAGCTGCCTTTACCATGCATGTCTATAAAATACAGTATTCATTTCTACTGGAGCAAACACAGTACTTATACATTCCTGACTTATAGATCTGTtaagtccaaatagagatctgttgagtccaaatagagatctgtaTGTGGTTTTACTATATTAAAAGTTATACATAGTTCGTGTACTTTTTATGAATCCATTTATGCATGAGAAATTGTGCATAACATGATAATCATTACTAAACAAAGGTGCCTGTGGTGCTTGATGAAGTTACACAGTATACTACACACGTTCATCATCaaccacaatactcactacttttgtgtagtgacgttcattactaattttgtagtgaaggtcactacagagccactacaaaattagtagtgaacgttgCTACACAAAAAAAAAGTGAGTACTGTACGGGGCGgaaattacagtgaaacctcattaatagggccacctatgggacccatgataagtggccctattactgaggtggccctattaccgAAACCCTCATTAATGCGGCCATAAAACAAACTGGTCTTATTAttgaggttttcaacaaataTATTACGAAGCTTTCAACAAACCAGCCACCACATATTTACAATTGATCACTGTGTAGATTTTATCACAGAGAAAGGTAGgaatatagctacactgtaccaGCATGACATAATGGTTGGAAAGTATACTGCTGGAATAATAGGTACAGCTTTTCAGTAGTGAAAATATGCACTTAAGAGGAGCAACTTTTGCAGTAATACCTTCACTGCCTGGTCAGCTGGCCTCTCTACTGAGAGAACATTGtattagttttaccagtttggtcctgtagtatgtggccactggccttaataatgaggtggccctattaataaaaattaaatacatgtaataataaTGGAAAATGTATTTGGACttgctggacctggccactatagtgaggtggccactaagtgaggtttcactgtagtagtgaaattcacaaTGCCGCTGTGGTCATCGTGCAAGTGTGTACTTTTGGGTTCTGGTAGCAAACGTGCAGCTCTGATAAGTTAAGCAGGCAGTAGGTAGCGACACTATTGCTCTGgtaatatacatgcatacagttaAAATGATAGGGTTTCCATAGAGCATGCCAATTGTGTATCACATTTTCTTGTTAAATGGCTGTActtaggggatttgacaacttACTTTCCCTATAATGCACTTAacaatgtcatgccccacccccgggtagccccaggggtggggcaagTGTAGATGTCGAATCCCGAGTTAATAGGTAGTTTGGCGGCGTCCGCCCTTCGCATGTAGTGAGatggggcgggcgccgccagactagttGGTAGGTGCATAAATACTACCACTTTTTCTCGGCACGGCGCTTATCATGctatcgataagcgccgtgctgaGGTCTGGCCACGCTAAACCATAGATAATCTATGGCTAGACTAATAAATACTCTGCTTCAAATTTCTACTCCCCTCCAGGCTCCTGGCTATGTTCTTGATagttcttccaaattaactgtaattgcacatcagcattatacccctggagggtcctgctgattaacaataaataataatatataataataacttCCAACTTTCTAAGGTGGTGAGTTCTCTTAAGTGTTACGTTATAAAGGAAACAGACAGGCGTGAAGACGTAATGGATCGGGTCAATCCGGAAATTAAGATGTGTACAGTATGACTGCATTATGTCTCGCGTgagagtatgcataaaaatccCCAGCGCGCAATCTTTTCATAGAGTCGTAGGCTATACAAGATGTATTTCCAGCTACTTCATCTGCTGTTGGTATCTTGGTTAACCAGTGTCGTATGTCAAGGTAAGTTGCTTCAGTCACGTCTGTATTAAAACTCGATCAAACATATAGTTATTTTAACTTTTCTATAGATTTTAGTTGCATAGCTCCCAAGCCTCTTTTGGAAGGAAGGCGACGGTTTGATGGTGTTGTATTCAGAACTAGAAATTACAGAAGTGGTTATCCAGCTACAGAGGCAAGAATTAGTGGTGGTGGGTGGTGTTCTGGCCAGCAAGGAGAAAACGTCTTTGATGATCCTTTCCTAGAGGTTGACTTTGGTGATCAAGATGTCATATTTGATTCAGTGGCAACTCAAGGATTCTCCATAACATTATTCACAACTGTCTTTACAGAACGCTACCAAATTGAAATCGCAGGACAAGGTAGACATTTTCAACACATAGCTACCCCAACAAACTCCACTTACCAAAATCCTGCTGtgagttaaaaaaaaaatgtcaaTGGCATCTCATGTCTGCACATGTAGGTGTTCCCACTTGGTGAGAGAATTGTTAGTGATTCAAAACATAAGGAGACTCTGCCCAGATCATTTGTTGGTCACTTGTTAAGGATCAACCCATATGAGTGGAACAATGAAGATAATGCTTGTACTAAGCTGGAGGTTTATGGATGTCCTCTGCTAGGTAGCATGTGATTAATTATGTTATGTTGAGGTTATGTTTGACCTGTGATATAATCAACTTATCATTCAACAGTTTTCCCAATTTGGTTGTTATATCACATGTTCAtatagtgtgtctgtgtgtgatTTAATGTATAGTAGGTGCCAAACAATGACCTCCTTAGTTTTTTTATAATAAGATATTGTATGTATGGTTTGTGGTGTTGCCAAACACTTGAATCAGACTATTAACACATTAATATATAAACCCTTATCAGCAAATCTGTTTTCTGCAATGTAGCTACTTAAATATGTATTAATTTGAGCAAGGGCACAGTCACAATGGCACAGGTGTTTGTATAGACTATAATTTGATATTTTGGCattattgtattacagagtgTCACACAGAGAGTCGGTTAACCGCTACTCCAGGAGTGAACAGTGTTATGATAGGCAGTTCACAAATGTCTCATGGTAGCCTCTTCAACTTTGACGACACTGAAGTATTCTATTGTGCACCCACCAACCAGGGTAAACCTACCATTACCATCAGGTTCCGCACATCGGTGCTGCTAACAGAGATTGGTATACATGGAAATGATAGATTTATTTTTAGCGACCACCATGTGACAAGATTCTCTTTGTCATATGAAAATGATGGTAACTTTACCGAATACATTCGTCAAACTGGAGTAACGGTATAAACATGGTTATTGAATATTGATGCATGTTGATGTTTGCTCTTTTTGCAGATGTTTAATGTTGCAGATCACGATCAACATTTCTTCGGACTCTGGCCTCCTATCAATACTACCAGTATTAAGTTTACCATTAATGGTTGGAACGGTGAACCTTGTCTGAGTCTGTTGCTGCTAGGCTGTGGTGCAGATAATGGTAACGAATTTGTGGCTAAATGTGTTTCATAGTAATATACTACATCATGTGCTTCCTGCATGTGTCAGTTACCAGTATTTATCACGATAAGGCTATGAGCTATTTCCTGTTATGTATAGAGGTAGTAGTTTGTGTTCCTATTATATAATGAATGCAGGCATGTACTatgccagaggaggttggacatgttcatgtgagctgtacattttcattggaaaatcttcatttcaagacaattttattaaaactatagtgcATTTGAAAGCCTAAATCTAACAGCGTAATAAACCCCAGTCAACCCCACTGATTAAGCTGGTAAAGAAGCCAGAGTTTAAAGCGCCAATAAAACAAATTACTCAAAATCTGTTTCATTGAGGAGGGTAATACAGCGATCTCAGTATAACTCAGTGAAGGATCgttgtttcattatagaaaacGTATGTGATaagtctggtgaagttgtatgCATCAAATTGCAATTTATTAATTCATCCCAAAATCTAGAGTGCTTttagaaaacaaagtacattgcctTGAAGTTTACGTGAAGGacaatctgaatatctaacgaaTCCCAGTGAACCCCATTGTTTTTTAGTttagtattgcgactattgagggtcacgtgaaacACCAAacaaaagaatgcaattaagagcaatatatttaaATAGTGCTTAaagcgcgtccaacctcctctggccaCAAGTCTTTCTGGATATTCTGGCCACAAGTCTTTCTGGATATTCTAGTAAGTTCGATATAAGTGTTGATTGAGTGAATTAACACTTCAGGAGGTGGTGACTTTGACTAGTCACTTGAAAGTTAGTGTATGCAAGCCAAAGTATATTAACACCTTTCCTGTTAATTCAAGGGAAGCCTGTGGACTTGtggctgtcatttttgatggccCATACTGGAGTTAGATGCTATTATTTATTTAGATGCTCTCtcttatcaaacagtactgtagtaccgtttaagtagggattgcagtgaaactttcgcttgccacccaaaattccgcctttaaaattaccctagagacattttacgtgaccaaaatcacctttatggaatagtactagtccatataatacataaaacagcatcaaatgcaacaaaacacttacaggtggccagatataaaacttttaaaaatcgctaaaactcgaattttagcctcactgcctcactcactgaccacagtcgcaaggctggaggccaaacgaagcagcgcatggccaccattttatgccacaataacaaactcaccagtgggatgtgccttttggggttccgacgagtgtaggtCCTTTGCGCCTTGTctggctgcttgtcttcttcatgcatacaacgaaaccatatcgaggcattaattttccgctTCAACACTttttttaagcagcataatagacgccacaagattatttaagagGCTTAGACTGTGCTATGCTACTGTAcaggaggtactggtactagatagctacctgtatctttgcgataggtcacaagatcaaatAATAATCACgtccattctttattctacgcatTATGAATCTATCGATTGAATCCATGATGACGCACCCCTTTTATGCTAGGTGATGGAATAGCTAGTCAGtaaccacacaccttcaagttggaaggctgactaATAATTGATCGAAGTCACGATGACCATGCCCAATTTGGGCAAGTGCACATCTTTGCagactgactcgagatactctaatacagcagtcaccctaatagaacagtcacatgtttatagctagctgtacgcTTTAAGAAAAAAtttgtatattaaaaattaaaaatgaagtagggatccaagtggtaaaaagtagtgaaacaagagatgaatgatagtagttattacagcatagctcggtgggaaatccctattttggcattggacacaaaataattgctataccatgccaaagtaggaatttcccaccgagctatgctgtaatagctactatcgttcatctcttgtttcacaactttttaccgcttggatccctacttcattttaaatttataatttttaatatactagtattattccttctttgtgtcccatttcttctcatagtgcaaggtgtcgatttgcggtagtgtgtgatggcttccctatatgtTTGTAACAGAATTTGTACTTTTAGATTGATTACAGAATATCGTTCTTTGTTTCAATACtatgtaacgggctgaacatagctgaaaacaaagcatatctgcaagtgtaggcaactttccttgtttcactactttttgtatcTGCAATCCCTAGGTAATTGAACCTTGTATTGTACTTGTATGAATAGgtgttttttaaatttattttttattcattTGTGATCATAGCTGCTTCCATGTCAATTTTTGATACAACATATTGTATGGCTGATTCTTGTGTTTATTTAAATAACGAGTGTTAAACTGTGAAAATGACTAGTATTTAAGGATAGTACAAACTTTTCAAGTATTGTCTTGATAAACATTGTAAAAACTATCAGACAGTCACAGTAAACATGATGGAGTTTCTAAATGCAATGTCTTGTTTTATTTTGGGAAGACTGGATCAACTGAAGAAGGTCATAAACGTAcgtaggaattttgaaaaggggtttccactacagctaagtgactatTACATTaggagtagtttatattgcatCAACATTGTTGGTCAGAACAacgctataagtgttgctatcatgtgaaaaACTATTACTTAACTAAGATAAAgatttaaaatgtgtcctgctCCAGATTCTGGATTCTGGATTCTGGAAATCTGATGTCTCATTCTCAATGTTTCAGTAGTTAAGTGTGTGTAAACTTTAAAGGAATTCCTGAAACCCCCCGCATACTCCCCTGATAAATACATCtctttaattaattaacccattGCCAGCTGAATTCCTGGCGATTACTAGTTGAATCACCAAATTGCATCATATTACCCTTaccatacacagaactacttagtaatcATACATCTAAATCCTCGCTGTGAAATAGGGAACTCAATTGTGTTGTTTTTACTAACTGCAATGAAGTTATTACTCAGCAAAGTCTAAACATTGGTAAAAACCAGCCCAAACCCCAAACAAACAACGGAATCCTAACTAACTATCTACAAAGGTGCcttacactccaaagaactattctataccgtttacttacagtgcgatccattccacagctggtttcttcgtGATTTGTTCCATTTTTGCTGTTGCGCATGCGTATCTGCACCTGTGACCACCATGCCATGTCTGGGATAAATCAACCGATTGCtgactttacctgtctccatcgaTGTGTAACACTTTATTATTAACAACTTGTTTTCAACTCAAGGAAAGAtttaatttgcctattatgaaaggttacactttatgctattacataacaaatgcGCACTAGTCCGGGAAGGATCCtgttatcccagaaacgggaccCCTATGGGTGTGTCCACTTTAGCACTAGCACATCAGTTTATAGCGAAGCTAGATTTTATTTTCATTCGTGATTTATAATGCCATGCCACCGTATGGCGGCTACCACCATTAATGGGTTAATGGTACATATATCTCTTTAATATCTCATACCTCTTGTATGAGATATTATCatcgtacagtacaatagtattatatagtagggacaacgaaggtgtgggtgtggcccatgatagaatatcactcaaaaacctgCCTCAATCTCCCCTCAtgacgacatgacagtattggttgggtaagaTCTATCTCAAAAGTGCTTTCATATTGACTTGAAACAtttttgtcaagttgctacagagttacaaaaaaatctaatgtaattttctactgcctgcctacctgatgCATTCAGGCAAGCGTAATGGAAAAGaccctacttctttcacagaaatgcttcggattcacttaagaagaaacctttggcatattgatagCCATACAATACGTGCAAATAGTTGTGATATTGTCTTACTTTTATCCTTCCATATACTGTACTATAGTGGCTATAGCACAGTATGGCTTTGATCTCCGGGCATGCACATTTCACGGTGTTATTgtaccaacatattggaatacacgTGCAGGTACAGTTCAGTGAGGTGTTCTCCGTTGTAGACGAGATGTCACCTGCCACATCAATCAATCAACCAGGAAATGGACTTGCTTGTGAAATGGTATGTACAAAGTGTATCTGACTATTGTTCTAGGTGAGTTAGTCTGGCAAATAAGTCGACAGCTATAATATATACCAGATCTTGGTGCCATTGGTATGTATCAGTATAGTAGGTGCAGCTGGAATGTAAGTTGACAGCCCTTGTGCtttaatgtatataattattagattcatgattgctgcagatcatgatctcactcatgaatatgaGAATTGTAGTTATTGGTTTACATATGTGACGGTAGCTAGCATTttaaaaagttcacaaacaagtaaaaGAAAGAATTAGGaagtttcaactagagtagggacaatgtagtaccgctgcaataaaaattactgaaacaagctaaaTCAGGGTAGTACatatgtagcttgtttcagtaatttttattgCAACGGTACtgcattgtccctactctaatttaaattCCTAATTACTATGAACAGTAAGTGACTATTATTTAAATGTTGATAGTTTATCCTATCTCAACTGAAACACTAGCAATTCATTGAACATTTGGTAATCTAAGAAACTAATCAAGTGATTGGAGTTTTTGTTAGCATACCATCAAACAGTACTGTCCAGAGGTAACATTACGCTCGGGAACAGTTGACACTCGTTTAGCCAATTTTCAACTTGCGatttctttggcatgtgtgCTAACTACATAACTCACCATGTGTAGCCATGACACACGAGCTCCTTCGGGTGGCTGTTCTAGTAACCACGTGATTTCGTACACATGACACACGAGCTCCCTCGGGTGGCTGCTCCAGTAACCACGTGCCTCCATACATACTGTATTCCAGTCATGCGTCGTGTTGAGTCgtggcctggatttgagcactcGCGAGGGATTGTAACATTAGTTCTGGGCGGTACTGTACATGCAAACAGTGGTATGGTTATACTTTTAAAAACCTTTCTCCTTCCTTCCCACCTATAAAAAGATATACCACTCTTTGCATATTAACAATCTAATTAGTATAATCATTGACAATCAAATTACTAATTAGATTACtaatattatattgtatgcAAAGAGTGGTATGGTTGCAAGCAAGCCCcgtacaaatattatgaactcttgttgcAAGGTTTCAGGAAAAACTCCCTTGACTGTTATAGATAGTGTAACCAAGTGTAAATGCGTTGCCCTATTAGAGTGTATATCGTATTCTGAGCACCATGCAGCTCCCGTACAAGAGTTTGAATACTGTATATTACATAGTACATATTGTGTGTTGATAACTGTAAGTATACATCAAATCTTTGTTGTAGTGGTGGATCACAGTGTTGCAATAGATAACACAACGGCTAATGCTGGACTAGTAGATGATGTA
The nucleotide sequence above comes from Dysidea avara chromosome 3, odDysAvar1.4, whole genome shotgun sequence. Encoded proteins:
- the LOC136250278 gene encoding mucin-3B-like; translation: MYFQLLHLLLVSWLTSVVCQDFSCIAPKPLLEGRRRFDGVVFRTRNYRSGYPATEARISGGGWCSGQQGENVFDDPFLEVDFGDQDVIFDSVATQGFSITLFTTVFTERYQIEIAGQGRHFQHIATPTNSTYQNPAVFPLGERIVSDSKHKETLPRSFVGHLLRINPYEWNNEDNACTKLEVYGCPLLECHTESRLTATPGVNSVMIGSSQMSHGSLFNFDDTEVFYCAPTNQGKPTITIRFRTSVLLTEIGIHGNDRFIFSDHHVTRFSLSYENDGNFTEYIRQTGVTMFNVADHDQHFFGLWPPINTTSIKFTINGWNGEPCLSLLLLGCGADNVVDHSVAIDNTTANAGLVDDVSVTLTTTELVTTTHMATQLVTITQTVASTVLVTVTANVSSSPLTMQNSSSTMNPSPMQTSSASSSCSSKEKDNTPIYVTVVIVVVGLLVAVILVIVGVILCHYQQQKVSSVRSKSPIIAAYKSADSGSIVVEVSNDLYGREPGSQASPNEDRKDDNSQVQIYEEITKQHGEMESAINPQYGETIKPTTKNNETVYSYAVP